Genomic segment of Sphingopyxis lindanitolerans:
CGCGCGGCGTCGCTGGCCTGCGGCGAGGAACCCGTGATCGCGAAGCGCGCCCGCGCCATGCGCTCGACCTCGCTTCGCGCATCGCCGGTAAAGGTCATCGCTGGATGGATCGCCGCGGTCAGCGCTCCAACGTCGCGCAGCGGATCGAGGATCGCGGCGCCGCTGGCGCCGCTGACGTGAAAAACGAAGGGCGCGGCACGCGCGGGCAAGGCGGCCGCGAGGTCGGCAGCTACGGCTTCGAGTGCGTCGTCGGAGACCGCGATAGCGATGACATCGCAGCCGCTTGCGAGATCGTTCAGCCGCGGCGCTGCAACCGCGTGGGCGACGGCGCGGGCCTTGTCAGGCGATCGCGTCCACAGCAGCGGCCGCCGGACCGAATGCTGCGTGAGAGCAAGCGCCAGCGCCTGCGCGACGCGGCCCGCGCCAACGATGCCGATCTGATTATATGCGGTCATGGGATTGCCTCTACCGTGGCTGAAACCGTTTCGCCAACCATCTGAACGCGCAAAATGACCGTCACCCCCGCGAAGGCGGGGGCGACGGATCTTTGCATATTATTCCGCAGGCATTCTCCCCGCCGCTATTCCGCCTTGCGCAACCCCGTCCAATCCGTCCAAAGCGGCGCCGACGAAAAGCCGACGAAACAAGGGAAGGGACGTTGCCCGTGGATTTGGCACCCTATCGCGCGAACCGGCGCATCCTGACCGCGAGCCTTGTCGGCACCGCGGTCGAATTTTATGATTTCTATATCTATGCCACCGCCGCGGCGCTGGTGATCGGGCCGCTCTTCTTTCCCGCCGAATCGCCGTCGGCGCAGCTGATGTTCAGCTTCATGAGTTTCGGGCTCGCCTTTCTGGCGCGGCCGGTGGGCGCGATCGTCTTTGGTCATTATGGCGACCGCATCGGGCGCAAGTCAACGCTGGTCGCCTCGCTGATGCTGATGGGCGCGTCGACGCTGCTGATCGCCTTCCTGCCCACCTATGCGATGGTCGGCTGGGTCGCGCCGCTGCTGCTCTGCATCCTGCGGTTCGGGCAAGGGCTGGGGCTCGGCGGTGAATGGGGCGGCGCGGCGCTGCTCGCGGTCGAAAATGCGCCGCCCGGATGGAAGTCGCGCTTCGGCATGTTCCCGCAATTGGGCGCGCCGGTCGGCTTTATCGCCGCAAACGGACTGTTCCTGCTGCTCGGAGTGTTTTTGAGCGACGCCGATTTCGCCCGCTGGGGCTGGCGAATCCCCTTTCTCTTTTCGGCGGTGCTTGTCGCCCTGGGGCTGTGGGTGCGGCTGAAGATCGGCGAGACGCCGGATTTTGCCGCGGCGCTGGAGAAGGAGGCGCCGGTCGCCATTCCGCTCGGCGAGCTGTTTCGCCATCATCTCGTCACGACGTTCGCGGGCACCTTCGCGGTCGTCGCCTGTTTCGCGATCTTCTATCTCGCGACCAGTTTCGCGCTCGCGCACGGGACGACGACGCTCGGTTATCCGAAGGAGACCTTCCTGCTCGTCCAGCTCGGCGCGATCCTGTTCATGGCGGGCGGTATCATATTCGCGGGCTATGCGAGCGATGCGTCGAGCCCGCAGCGCGTGCTGACCTGGGGATGCGGCGCGACGATCCTCATCGGCTTGCTGTTCGGGCCGTCGCTTGCGTCGGGAAGCTGGCCGATCATCTTCGCCGGGCTCGCGTCGGCGCTGTTCGTGATGGGCCTGGTCTATGGTCCGCTCGGAAGCTGGCTGACCGCGCTGTTCCCGGTGCGCGTGCGCTATACCGGCGCATCGGTGACCTTCAACGCCGGCGGCATATTGGGCGGCGCGCTCGCGCCGATCATCGCGCAGGCCTTGAGCGATTGGCGCGGAACCGACGTGGTGGGGCTGTATCTCGCGCTCGCCGGGGTCGTGAGCTGGATCGGGTTGCGGATGGTGCGGGGCAAAGCCGCCGAATAGCGAAACACCGCTATTCGGGGCGCAATATCGTCAGCTTCGCCTTGCCGACGCGGCGCTCGGCGTCGATCGCGAACCCCGCGACTTCGACGGCTTCCTTGCCGCCGGTCTCGATCGAAACCCAGCTTTCGGGGCCGATCCAGCCGAGCCGGTTCAGCTTGTCGAGCGCAACGCTGCCCGCGCCAGTCTCATACGGCGCGTCGATCAGCAGCAGATCGAAGCTGCGCCGCGCGGGGCCGAGCGCGAGAACCGATCCGGCGCGAACATCGGCGCGCGGCGCCGCACCGAGCGCCGCGAGATTGCTCCGCAGTGCGTCGAGCGCGTCGCGGTCCTGCTCGCCGAACAGGCAATGCGCGGCACCGCGCGACAGCGCTTCGATGCCGAGCGCCCCCGACCCCGCGAAAAGGTCGGCGACATAGAGTCCCTCGAAACTGCCCACGCGGCTCGTCAGCATCGAGAAGAGCGTCTCGCGCGTGCGGTCGGCGGTGGGGCGCGTCGCGTCATTCCGCGGTGCGACCAGTTTGCGGCCGCGCCATTCGCCGGCGATGACGCGCATCAGCCGAGCCGACGCCGGAACTGGAACAGCGCGTCGCGTGCGACGACCTCGACCTGCCCCACATCGAGTTCCTCGACGGTAAACTGCCCGTAGCGGGTGCGGATGAGGCGGCTGACCTGGAGGCCGAGATGTTCGAGGACGCGGCGAACTTCGCGGTTCTTGCCCTCGGTCAGCGTCATCTCGATCCACTGGTTGCGGCCGGTGCGGCGTTCGAGATTGGCGTCGATCTTGCCATAGCGAATGCCGTCGATCTCGATGCCGAGGACGAGTTCTTCGAGCTGCGCCTGGCTGATGTCGCCAAAGGCGCGCGCGCGATAGGTGCGCTCGACCCCGCTCGCGGGCAGTTCGAGCTG
This window contains:
- a CDS encoding Rossmann-like and DUF2520 domain-containing protein — encoded protein: MTAYNQIGIVGAGRVAQALALALTQHSVRRPLLWTRSPDKARAVAHAVAAPRLNDLASGCDVIAIAVSDDALEAVAADLAAALPARAAPFVFHVSGASGAAILDPLRDVGALTAAIHPAMTFTGDARSEVERMARARFAITGSSPQASDAARQIVGLLGGIAVDIKEERRPLYHAALCHASNHLVTVMTGASHALTAAGVDDPAALLAPLVRAALENSLERGFAALSGPLLRGDDQTVAGHLAALTAHCPDLLPAYRAMALATLDELGRREPSRLRRALDSTAAVP
- a CDS encoding MFS transporter; this encodes MAPYRANRRILTASLVGTAVEFYDFYIYATAAALVIGPLFFPAESPSAQLMFSFMSFGLAFLARPVGAIVFGHYGDRIGRKSTLVASLMLMGASTLLIAFLPTYAMVGWVAPLLLCILRFGQGLGLGGEWGGAALLAVENAPPGWKSRFGMFPQLGAPVGFIAANGLFLLLGVFLSDADFARWGWRIPFLFSAVLVALGLWVRLKIGETPDFAAALEKEAPVAIPLGELFRHHLVTTFAGTFAVVACFAIFYLATSFALAHGTTTLGYPKETFLLVQLGAILFMAGGIIFAGYASDASSPQRVLTWGCGATILIGLLFGPSLASGSWPIIFAGLASALFVMGLVYGPLGSWLTALFPVRVRYTGASVTFNAGGILGGALAPIIAQALSDWRGTDVVGLYLALAGVVSWIGLRMVRGKAAE
- the rsmD gene encoding 16S rRNA (guanine(966)-N(2))-methyltransferase RsmD translates to MRVIAGEWRGRKLVAPRNDATRPTADRTRETLFSMLTSRVGSFEGLYVADLFAGSGALGIEALSRGAAHCLFGEQDRDALDALRSNLAALGAAPRADVRAGSVLALGPARRSFDLLLIDAPYETGAGSVALDKLNRLGWIGPESWVSIETGGKEAVEVAGFAIDAERRVGKAKLTILRPE